The proteins below come from a single Chryseobacterium bernardetii genomic window:
- a CDS encoding polysaccharide deacetylase family protein — translation MKDQIINLFTAFETSHFGKSFPLNYCLPVYHCVSDENLPHIKHIIQYRSTKQFEADIDCLSKHFQWVNWQEFKDFTSGNFKAQKKIALLTFDDGLKEFYDVVAPVLERKGIYACNFINPAFIDNNELMFRCKASLLVEILEKKQSVNPEIYSILSHRSQSTIENLKKEILKISYQQKDTLDLLAQKLEVDFPSYLQKYRPYLNTEELRKLTERGFGISSHSWDHPKFGTLSFEQQVESVNKTFTYLKENDFLYESFAFPFTDFGVKNNFFEALFKNKEIYCSFGAAGIKLDSVRRNFQRIPMEIGESAERILKKEIAYFRLKKLMNKNTIVRK, via the coding sequence ATGAAAGATCAGATCATTAATCTATTTACTGCTTTTGAAACCAGCCATTTCGGAAAGTCTTTTCCGTTGAATTACTGTTTACCCGTTTATCATTGTGTTTCCGATGAAAACCTTCCACATATAAAACATATAATCCAATACAGGAGCACTAAGCAGTTTGAAGCCGACATAGATTGTCTTTCAAAACATTTTCAGTGGGTAAACTGGCAGGAATTCAAAGATTTTACTTCCGGGAACTTTAAAGCTCAGAAAAAAATTGCTTTACTTACCTTTGATGATGGATTAAAAGAGTTTTATGACGTGGTAGCTCCGGTTCTGGAACGCAAAGGAATTTATGCCTGTAATTTTATAAATCCGGCTTTCATTGATAATAATGAGCTTATGTTCAGATGCAAAGCAAGCTTGCTTGTAGAGATTCTGGAAAAGAAACAATCTGTGAACCCTGAAATATATAGTATTCTTTCTCACAGAAGTCAGTCTACAATAGAAAATTTGAAAAAGGAAATCCTGAAAATTAGCTATCAGCAAAAGGATACTCTGGATCTGTTGGCCCAAAAGCTCGAAGTTGATTTCCCATCATATTTACAGAAATATAGACCTTACCTGAACACTGAGGAGCTGAGAAAACTTACTGAAAGAGGTTTTGGAATATCTTCTCACAGTTGGGATCATCCGAAATTCGGAACTCTGTCTTTTGAACAGCAGGTGGAGTCTGTCAATAAAACCTTCACTTATTTAAAGGAAAATGATTTCCTGTATGAAAGTTTTGCATTTCCCTTCACTGATTTCGGGGTAAAAAATAATTTCTTTGAAGCCCTTTTCAAGAATAAAGAAATATACTGCAGTTTTGGTGCGGCAGGGATTAAACTGGACAGTGTAAGAAGGAATTTTCAGAGAATACCGATGGAAATAGGCGAAAGTGCAGAAAGAATCCTTAAAAAAGAAATTGCTTATTTCAGATTGAAAAAGCTGATGAATAAAAATACGATTGTAAGAAAATGA